From one Ursus arctos isolate Adak ecotype North America unplaced genomic scaffold, UrsArc2.0 scaffold_26, whole genome shotgun sequence genomic stretch:
- the NECAP1 gene encoding adaptin ear-binding coat-associated protein 1 isoform X2 — MAAELEYESVLCVKPDVSVYRIPPRASNRGYRASDWKLDQPDWTGRLRITSKGKIAYIKLEDKVSGELFAQAPVEQYPGIAVETVTDSSRYFVIRIQDGTGRSAFIGIGFTDRGDAFDFNVSLQDHFKWVKQESEISKESQDMNNRPKLDLGFKEGQTIKLSIGNITTKKGGASKPKTTGTGGLSLLPPPPGGKVTIPPPSSVAISNHVTPPPIPKSNHGGSDADILLDLDSPAPVTTPAPAPVSASNDLWGDFSTASSPSSSSVQSCYYLHRHL; from the exons ATGGCGGCGGAGTTGGAGTACGAGTCTGTTCTGTGTGTGAAGCCAGACGTTAGCGTCTACCGGATTCCTCCCCGGGCCTCTAACCGCGGTTACAG GGCATCTGACTGGAAATTAGACCAGCCCGATTGGACTGGTCGCCTCCGAATCACTTCAAAAGGGAAGATCGCTTATATCAAACTTGAGGATAAAGTTTCAG GGGAGCTCTTTGCTCAGGCACCAGTAGAACAATATCCTGGTATTGCTGTGGAGACAGTAACAGATTCCAGCCGCTACTTTGTAATCCGGATCCAGGATGGTACTG GGCGTAGTGCTTTCATTGGCATTGGCTTCACAGATCGGGGTGATGCCTTTGACTTTAATGTCTCCTTGCAAGATCACTTCAA GTGGGTAAAGCAGGAATCTGAGATTTCCAAAGAATCTCAAGACATGAACAATCGTCCCAAGTTGGATCTGGGCTTCAAGGAAGGACAGACCATCAAGTTGAGTATTGGG aaCATTACAACTAAGAAAGGAGGTGCTTCTAAGCCCAAGACTACAGGGACTGGGGGCCTAAGcttgctcccacccccacctggagGCAAAGTCACTATTCCCCCACCGTCCTCCGTTGCCATCAGCAATCATGTCACTCCACCACCCATTCCAAAATCTAACCATGGAGGTAGTGATGCTG ATATCCTTTTAGATTTGGATTCTCCTGCTCCCGTCACGACACCAGCACCCGCTCCGGTTTCTGCAAGCAATGACTTGTGGGGAGACTTCAGTACTGCATCCAG tccATCTAGCTCTTCAGTACAAAGCTGCTATTACCTACATCGTCATCTGTGA
- the NECAP1 gene encoding adaptin ear-binding coat-associated protein 1 isoform X1: MAAELEYESVLCVKPDVSVYRIPPRASNRGYRASDWKLDQPDWTGRLRITSKGKIAYIKLEDKVSGELFAQAPVEQYPGIAVETVTDSSRYFVIRIQDGTGRSAFIGIGFTDRGDAFDFNVSLQDHFKWVKQESEISKESQDMNNRPKLDLGFKEGQTIKLSIGNITTKKGGASKPKTTGTGGLSLLPPPPGGKVTIPPPSSVAISNHVTPPPIPKSNHGGSDADILLDLDSPAPVTTPAPAPVSASNDLWGDFSTASRYEPSETTILSVKVQRISYSQMKS, from the exons ATGGCGGCGGAGTTGGAGTACGAGTCTGTTCTGTGTGTGAAGCCAGACGTTAGCGTCTACCGGATTCCTCCCCGGGCCTCTAACCGCGGTTACAG GGCATCTGACTGGAAATTAGACCAGCCCGATTGGACTGGTCGCCTCCGAATCACTTCAAAAGGGAAGATCGCTTATATCAAACTTGAGGATAAAGTTTCAG GGGAGCTCTTTGCTCAGGCACCAGTAGAACAATATCCTGGTATTGCTGTGGAGACAGTAACAGATTCCAGCCGCTACTTTGTAATCCGGATCCAGGATGGTACTG GGCGTAGTGCTTTCATTGGCATTGGCTTCACAGATCGGGGTGATGCCTTTGACTTTAATGTCTCCTTGCAAGATCACTTCAA GTGGGTAAAGCAGGAATCTGAGATTTCCAAAGAATCTCAAGACATGAACAATCGTCCCAAGTTGGATCTGGGCTTCAAGGAAGGACAGACCATCAAGTTGAGTATTGGG aaCATTACAACTAAGAAAGGAGGTGCTTCTAAGCCCAAGACTACAGGGACTGGGGGCCTAAGcttgctcccacccccacctggagGCAAAGTCACTATTCCCCCACCGTCCTCCGTTGCCATCAGCAATCATGTCACTCCACCACCCATTCCAAAATCTAACCATGGAGGTAGTGATGCTG ATATCCTTTTAGATTTGGATTCTCCTGCTCCCGTCACGACACCAGCACCCGCTCCGGTTTCTGCAAGCAATGACTTGTGGGGAGACTTCAGTACTGCATCCAGGTATGAGCCTAGTGAGACCACCATACTCTCAGTCAAGGTACAGAGGATATCTTACAGTCAAATGAAATCTTGA
- the NECAP1 gene encoding adaptin ear-binding coat-associated protein 1 isoform X4, whose protein sequence is MAAELEYESVLCVKPDVSVYRIPPRASNRGYRASDWKLDQPDWTGRLRITSKGKIAYIKLEDKVSGELFAQAPVEQYPGIAVETVTDSSRYFVIRIQDGTGRSAFIGIGFTDRGDAFDFNVSLQDHFKWVKQESEISKESQDMNNRPKLDLGFKEGQTIKLSIGNITTKKGGASKPKTTGTGGLSLLPPPPGGKVTIPPPSSVAISNHVTPPPIPKSNHGDILLDLDSPAPVTTPAPAPVSASNDLWGDFSTASSPSSSSVQSCYYLHRHL, encoded by the exons ATGGCGGCGGAGTTGGAGTACGAGTCTGTTCTGTGTGTGAAGCCAGACGTTAGCGTCTACCGGATTCCTCCCCGGGCCTCTAACCGCGGTTACAG GGCATCTGACTGGAAATTAGACCAGCCCGATTGGACTGGTCGCCTCCGAATCACTTCAAAAGGGAAGATCGCTTATATCAAACTTGAGGATAAAGTTTCAG GGGAGCTCTTTGCTCAGGCACCAGTAGAACAATATCCTGGTATTGCTGTGGAGACAGTAACAGATTCCAGCCGCTACTTTGTAATCCGGATCCAGGATGGTACTG GGCGTAGTGCTTTCATTGGCATTGGCTTCACAGATCGGGGTGATGCCTTTGACTTTAATGTCTCCTTGCAAGATCACTTCAA GTGGGTAAAGCAGGAATCTGAGATTTCCAAAGAATCTCAAGACATGAACAATCGTCCCAAGTTGGATCTGGGCTTCAAGGAAGGACAGACCATCAAGTTGAGTATTGGG aaCATTACAACTAAGAAAGGAGGTGCTTCTAAGCCCAAGACTACAGGGACTGGGGGCCTAAGcttgctcccacccccacctggagGCAAAGTCACTATTCCCCCACCGTCCTCCGTTGCCATCAGCAATCATGTCACTCCACCACCCATTCCAAAATCTAACCATGGAG ATATCCTTTTAGATTTGGATTCTCCTGCTCCCGTCACGACACCAGCACCCGCTCCGGTTTCTGCAAGCAATGACTTGTGGGGAGACTTCAGTACTGCATCCAG tccATCTAGCTCTTCAGTACAAAGCTGCTATTACCTACATCGTCATCTGTGA
- the NECAP1 gene encoding adaptin ear-binding coat-associated protein 1 isoform X5: protein MAAELEYESVLCVKPDVSVYRIPPRASNRGYRASDWKLDQPDWTGRLRITSKGKIAYIKLEDKVSGELFAQAPVEQYPGIAVETVTDSSRYFVIRIQDGTGRSAFIGIGFTDRGDAFDFNVSLQDHFKWVKQESEISKESQDMNNRPKLDLGFKEGQTIKLSIGNITTKKGGASKPKTTGTGGLSLLPPPPGGKVTIPPPSSVAISNHVTPPPIPKSNHGDILLDLDSPAPVTTPAPAPVSASNDLWGDFSTASSSVPNQAPQPSNWVQF, encoded by the exons ATGGCGGCGGAGTTGGAGTACGAGTCTGTTCTGTGTGTGAAGCCAGACGTTAGCGTCTACCGGATTCCTCCCCGGGCCTCTAACCGCGGTTACAG GGCATCTGACTGGAAATTAGACCAGCCCGATTGGACTGGTCGCCTCCGAATCACTTCAAAAGGGAAGATCGCTTATATCAAACTTGAGGATAAAGTTTCAG GGGAGCTCTTTGCTCAGGCACCAGTAGAACAATATCCTGGTATTGCTGTGGAGACAGTAACAGATTCCAGCCGCTACTTTGTAATCCGGATCCAGGATGGTACTG GGCGTAGTGCTTTCATTGGCATTGGCTTCACAGATCGGGGTGATGCCTTTGACTTTAATGTCTCCTTGCAAGATCACTTCAA GTGGGTAAAGCAGGAATCTGAGATTTCCAAAGAATCTCAAGACATGAACAATCGTCCCAAGTTGGATCTGGGCTTCAAGGAAGGACAGACCATCAAGTTGAGTATTGGG aaCATTACAACTAAGAAAGGAGGTGCTTCTAAGCCCAAGACTACAGGGACTGGGGGCCTAAGcttgctcccacccccacctggagGCAAAGTCACTATTCCCCCACCGTCCTCCGTTGCCATCAGCAATCATGTCACTCCACCACCCATTCCAAAATCTAACCATGGAG ATATCCTTTTAGATTTGGATTCTCCTGCTCCCGTCACGACACCAGCACCCGCTCCGGTTTCTGCAAGCAATGACTTGTGGGGAGACTTCAGTACTGCATCCAG CTCTGTTCCAAACCAGGCACCACAGCCATCCAACTGGGTCCAGTTCTGA
- the NECAP1 gene encoding adaptin ear-binding coat-associated protein 1 isoform X3: MAAELEYESVLCVKPDVSVYRIPPRASNRGYRASDWKLDQPDWTGRLRITSKGKIAYIKLEDKVSGELFAQAPVEQYPGIAVETVTDSSRYFVIRIQDGTGRSAFIGIGFTDRGDAFDFNVSLQDHFKWVKQESEISKESQDMNNRPKLDLGFKEGQTIKLSIGNITTKKGGASKPKTTGTGGLSLLPPPPGGKVTIPPPSSVAISNHVTPPPIPKSNHGGSDADILLDLDSPAPVTTPAPAPVSASNDLWGDFSTASSSVPNQAPQPSNWVQF; this comes from the exons ATGGCGGCGGAGTTGGAGTACGAGTCTGTTCTGTGTGTGAAGCCAGACGTTAGCGTCTACCGGATTCCTCCCCGGGCCTCTAACCGCGGTTACAG GGCATCTGACTGGAAATTAGACCAGCCCGATTGGACTGGTCGCCTCCGAATCACTTCAAAAGGGAAGATCGCTTATATCAAACTTGAGGATAAAGTTTCAG GGGAGCTCTTTGCTCAGGCACCAGTAGAACAATATCCTGGTATTGCTGTGGAGACAGTAACAGATTCCAGCCGCTACTTTGTAATCCGGATCCAGGATGGTACTG GGCGTAGTGCTTTCATTGGCATTGGCTTCACAGATCGGGGTGATGCCTTTGACTTTAATGTCTCCTTGCAAGATCACTTCAA GTGGGTAAAGCAGGAATCTGAGATTTCCAAAGAATCTCAAGACATGAACAATCGTCCCAAGTTGGATCTGGGCTTCAAGGAAGGACAGACCATCAAGTTGAGTATTGGG aaCATTACAACTAAGAAAGGAGGTGCTTCTAAGCCCAAGACTACAGGGACTGGGGGCCTAAGcttgctcccacccccacctggagGCAAAGTCACTATTCCCCCACCGTCCTCCGTTGCCATCAGCAATCATGTCACTCCACCACCCATTCCAAAATCTAACCATGGAGGTAGTGATGCTG ATATCCTTTTAGATTTGGATTCTCCTGCTCCCGTCACGACACCAGCACCCGCTCCGGTTTCTGCAAGCAATGACTTGTGGGGAGACTTCAGTACTGCATCCAG CTCTGTTCCAAACCAGGCACCACAGCCATCCAACTGGGTCCAGTTCTGA